From the genome of Anopheles moucheti chromosome 3, idAnoMoucSN_F20_07, whole genome shotgun sequence, one region includes:
- the LOC128302511 gene encoding pleckstrin homology domain-containing family F member 2 has protein sequence MVDKLVNSEANARRIQMVENCFGTSGQPLFLPGRVLVGEGVLTKMCRKRPKARQFFLFNDILVYGNIVIGKKKYNKQHLIPLEEVQLQALDDNGQYRNGWLIRTATKSFAVYAATQTEKQEWMAHINKCIEDLLRKSGKKPVETHAAVWVPDSEATICMHCKKTQFTMINRRHHCRNCGAVVCGPCSSKKFILPGQSNKPLRVCLDCYDNLTSMKRDGNKALTGNNNKPANSTESSGEDDSGDDEETLKDNVTHDEPKFYADDKLEK, from the exons TTAACAGCGAAGCCAATGCTCGGCGGATACAGATGGTGGAAAACTGTTTCGGGACATCCGGACAGCCGTTGTTTCTTCCTGGGCGTGTACTAGTTGGCGAAGGTGTCCTTACAAAAATGTGTCGTAAACGTCCTAAAGCAAGGCAATTTTTCTTGTTTAATGACATTCTGGTTTATGGCAATATTGTTATTGGcaagaaaaaatacaacaagcAACACTTAATACCCCTAGAGGAAGTTCAATTACAGGCGCTGGACGATAATGGCC AGTATAGAAATGGATGGCTGATACGTACGGCTACAAAATCTTTCGCCGTGTACGCTGCGAcccaaacagaaaaacaagaaTGGATGGCACACATCAACAAGTGCATTGAAGATTTATTACGCAAAA gCGGGAAAAAACCGGTTGAAACGCATGCTGCTGTATGGGTTCCGGACAGTGAAGCAACTATCTGCATGCACTGTAAAAAGACTCAGTTTACTATGATCAACAGAAGG CATCACTGCCGAAATTGCGGGGCCGTTGTATGTGGTCCTTGTTCGTCGAAAAAGTTCATTCTTCCAGGTCAGAGTAATAAACCGCTGCGTGTATGCCTTGATTGCTACGACAACCTCACTTCTATGAAGCGTGACGGA AACAAAGCACTTACcggtaacaacaacaaaccagcAAATTCTACTGAAAGTTCCGGTGAGGATGATTCAGGAGATGATGAGGAAACCCTTAAGGATAATGTTACCCACGACGAA